The Yersinia entomophaga nucleotide sequence TGTGGCAGTTAGATAGCCGTATTCATGAAGTGCTGGAACAGTTGGGTCTGAACGCTGACGCCGAGCTGTCCTCCCTTTCCGGCGGCTGGCTGCGTAAAGCGGCGCTGGGTCGAGCGTTGGTTAGTTCGCCAAAAGTATTGTTGCTAGATGAGCCAACCAACCACTTGGATATCGAAACGATCTACTGGCTGGAAGGTTTCCTGAAAGAGTTTCAGGGTAGCATCATCTTTATTTCCCATGACCGTTCATTTATCCGTGCGATGGCAACCCGTATTGTGGATCTGGATCGCGGTAAACTGGTGTCCTGGCCGGGTAACTACGAGCTGTATCTGGCGAGCAAAGAAGAGGCGCTGCGGGTTGAAGAACTGCAAAATGCTGAATTCGATCGCAAACTGGCTCAGGAAGAAGTGTGGATCCGTCAGGGGATTAAAGCGCGCCGTACTCGTAACGAAGGCCGCGTGCGTGCCTTGAAAGCGTTGCGCCAGGAGCGTTCTGAGCGTCGTGAAGTGATGGGCACCGCCAAGATGCAGGTGGAAGAAACCGTGCGTTCGGGCAAGATTGTCTTCGATCTGGAAAATGTCAATTATCAGGTTGGCGATAAAGTGTTGGTGAAAAACTTCACCGCGCAGGTACAACGCGGCGATAAAATCGCCCTGGTTGGGCCGAACGGCTGTGGGAAAACCACTTTGCTGAAGCTGATGCTCGGCCAGTTACAGGCCGATAGCGGTAAGGTTCACTGCGGTACCAAGCTGGAAGTGGCTTACTTCGACCAGCACCGCGCTGAATTGGATCCAGAGCGCACCGTGATGGATAACCTGGCGGAAGGTAAACAGGAAGTGATGGTTAATGGCCGTTCACGTCACGTTCTGGGCTATTTGCAGGACTTCTTGTTCCATCCAAAGCGGGCAATGACGCCGGTGAAAGCCTTGTCCGGTGGAGAGCGTAACCGCCTGTTATTGGCTAAACTATTCCTGAAACCTAGCAACCTGTTGATTCTCGATGAGCCAACCAACGACTTGGACGTCGAAACGTTGGAATTGCTTGAAGAGATGGTGGATGGCTATCAGGGCACCGTATTGTTAGTCAGCCATGATCGTCAGTTCGTCGATAACTCTGTGACCGAGTGCTGGATTTTCGAAGGCAACGGCGAAATCAGCAGCTTTGTGGGCGGTTATTACGATGCTCATAAACAGCGCGCTGAAGCCAAGCCGATTCGCCAGGCTGCGCCGAAGGTAGAAACGCCTAAAGCCGCTGCCCCGGAAAAGAATACAGCGTCGGCTAAGCGTTCGACAGGTAAACTCAGTTATAACTTGCAGCGTGAACTGGATCAGTTGCCGCAGCAGCTTGAGAAACTGGAAGATGAAATTAGCGCATTACAAGCTCAGGTGAGCGATGCCAATTTCTTCTCCCGTCCTCATGAGGAAACCCAGCAGGTGCTAAAAGCGCTGGCCGCCGCAGAACAAACGTTGGAAGTGGCTTTTGCTCGTTGGGAAGAATTGGAAGCACAGAAAAACGGCTAATTAAAGCGGGGGAGCGTAGGGCTATTGCTGCACTCCACTGACTTAACGGCTGCCATACCGTTCTGTTGCCAATGCGTAAAACGAATTGTGTAGCAGAACGGTATTTTTTGGCGCTGAAATATTGCCGTGAAGGAGAGTTCTATTGTGTTCTGTTAGCCATCACGATCACGGCCATCATCATGTTGAAAGTAATGACGCGATGCTGTGCCCGCAGTGCGATATGCTGGTGGCATTGCCGAAGTTATCTTATGGCACCAAAGCCGTTTGCCCGCGCTGTAAAACAACACTGAGTATGCGGTGGGAAGAACCGCGTAAACGGCCTATAGGCTATGCGCTCAGTGCGTTATTTATGCTATTGGTTGCTAACCTGTTCCCCTTCGTTAATATGCGGGTGGCAGGGATTACCAGTGAAATTACGCTGATTCAAATTCCTCGCGTTATGCTGAACGATAATTACGCCAGCATGGCGACGCTGTTCATGGTGCTGGTGCAGTTAATCCCCGCATTTTGCATGATGGCGATTATCCTACTCTGTTCAGGTACTCGCCTACCGAAACACCTGAAAACCGTGATGGCCAAAGCGCTGTTTATGTTCAAAACCTGGTGTATGGTGGAAATTTTCCTTGCCGGTGTTTTGGTTAGCTTCGTTAAGCTGATGGCCTACGGAGATATCGGTATCGGCAGCAGTTTTGTGCCTTACTGCCTGTTTTGCCTGCTACAGGTGCGAGCTTTTCAATGTGTGGATCGCCGCTGGCTGTGGCAGGATATCGAACCGGCTCCGGCGATAAACTGCGAGCTGACCTTTGGCCGCACGGGGATCCGTCAGGGCGTGCGTTCTTGCTCTTGCTGCACCGCGATTTTGCCGGTCAATCAACGAGAATGTCCGCGTTGCCACACCCGCGGCTACGCCCGTCGCCGCCATAGCCTGCAATGGACGATGGCGCTGCTGATAACCTCTATCCTGCTGTATATTCCGGCAAATCTGATGCCAATCATGATCACCGAAGCGCTCGGTAATGAAATGACTTCGACCATTATGGCCGGTGTGATTTTGCTATGGGGAGAAGGTTCCTATCCGGTGGCAATGGTGATCTTTATCGCCAGTATTATGGTGCCTTCGCTGAAAATGCTGGCCATCGGCTGGTTGTGCTGGGACGCGAAAGGGAAGGGCAAAACTGATAGCGAACGGATGCATTTTATTTACGAAGTGGTCGAGTTTGTTGGCCGCTGGTCAATGATCGATGTTTTTGTTATTGCAGTGCTTTCGGCGTTAGTCCGCATAGGCCAGCTCATGAGTATTTATCCGGCTATAGGCGCATTACTATTCGCAATGGTGGTGATTTTAACCATGCTGGCAGCATTGACCTTTGATCCTCGGTTAACCTGGGATCGGATGAGTGAAACAACCAAGAAGGAGCCGCAAGGTGACGGACAGTAACCCAAGCCATGGTGTGGCAGAGATAGAAAAAATCAAACGCTGGTCTCCGGTGTGGATCATTCCGATAGTGACCGCCCTGATCGGCGCGTGGATATTGTTTTACCACTTTAGCCATCAAGGGCCTGAGGTGACTTTATATACGCAAAATGCCGAAGGCATCGAAGCGGGTAAAACCAAAATCAAAAGTCGCAGTGTCGATGTCGGCACGGTAGAAATGGTGACTTTGAGTAACGATCTCAATCAGGTCATCATCAAAGCGCGTTTGAATTCAGGCATGGAGAAGTTACTGCGTACCGATTCAGCGTTTTGGGTGGTTAAGCCGCAAATTGGCCGGGAAGGCGTGTCAGGTCTGGGTACTTTATTATCTGGTGCCTATATCGAGCTACAGCCGGGCCGCACGGATAAAAGCCATGATGAGTTCCATCTGCTTGATTCACCGCCGTTAGCTTCTCCGGATGCCAAGGGGTTGCGTATCGTGTTGGATAGCGATCAGGCAGGGCAATTGAACGCCGGCGATCCGGTGCTGTTCCGTGGTTATCGCGTGGGTTCGGTAGAAACCGGTTCTTTCGACCCAACGTCTCGCTTAATGCAATATCAGCTATTTATCAGCGCACCTTATGACAGTCTGGTGACTTCCAACGTCCGCTTCTGGAAAGATAGCGGCGTGGCGGTGGATTTATCCTCGCAGGGAATGCGGGTGGAAATGGCCTCGCTGGCGACCTTATTCAGCGGCGGCGTCAGTTTCGATGTGCCGGAGGGGGTCGCTTTAGGTAAGCCTGTTACTCAGGATAAAACTCAGTTTAAACTGTTTGATAATCGCAGCAGTATTCAGAATTCCTTGTTTACCGAACATGATGATTTCCTGCTGTTCTTCTCTGACTCTGTGCGCGGTTTGCAGGCTGGCGCGCCGGTTGAATTCCGTGGTATTCGCGTCGGTACCGTAGGCGATGTGCCGTTCTATGCCGAAGGCGTGAAACAGCGCCTGGATAACGATTTCCGTATTCCGGTATTAATTCGCATCGAACCGGGCCGTTTCCGTAACGATCTGGGGCCGGATGCCAACTTTGAGCAAATTCTAAAAACCGCCAAAGAGCGTGGTTTACGCGCATCACTGAAGTCTGGCAATTTGTTGACCGGCGCTTTGTTCGTCGATTTAGACTTCTATCCGGATGCTAAACCGTGGAAAGGGCCGCAGGACATAGCGGGTTATTCTCTGATACCAACGGTGAGCGGCGGGCTAGCGCAGATTCAGCAAAAAGTCATGATGACGCTGGATAAGATCAATAATCTGCCGTTAACGCCGATGTTGCATGAAGTCACGCAGACACTGGCCGAAAGCCAGAGAACCATGCGTGAAACCCAGAAAACGTTGGCGTCGCTGAACGAGATCACCTCAAGTCAGGCGATGAAAGATCTGCCGCAAGATCTTCAGAAAACGTTAACCGAGCTGAATCGCAGCATGAAAGGCTTCCAGCCGGGTTCACCTGCCTACAATAAAATGGTCGGCGATATGCAACGTTTGGATCAGGTATTACGCGAACTGCAACCGGTACTGCGTACCCTGAATGAAAAGAGTAACGCGCTGGTATTTGAAGCCGCCGGCAGCCAAGACCCTCAGCCTAAGAAGGCCAAAAAATGATGAAATGGATGATGGTATTTATGGCGCTGGTACTCAGCGCCTGTAGCAGCAGCACGTCTAAAACCTACTACCAGTTACCTGCGTTAGGTACGCCGGTTGCCGTCAGCAGCGACACACAAGGTGTGACTCGGCAACTGTGGCTGGAACATGTCAGCGTCGCGGATTATCTGGCCGCGTCCGGCGTGGTTTATCAGACGAATGATGTGCAGTATGTCATTGCTAATAACAATCTGTGGGCCAGCCCGTTGGATCAGCAATTACAGCAAACGCTGGTTACCAACCTGAGCAGCGCATTGCCGGGCTGGCTGGTTTCAGCTCAGCCACTGGACAGCGATCAGGCGGTGTTAAATGTCACGGTGACCGGTTTCCATGGCCGTTTTGACGGTAAGGCAATAGTCAAAGGGGTTTGGGTGGTGAAATATCAGGGCAAGCTGATTAAGCAGCCATTTGATCTGGAAGTGAAGCAGAGCGAAGATGGCTATGACGCGCTGATTCGTACGTTGGCACAAGGCTGGCAACAGGAAGCTCAGAACATCGCTACTCAGTTGCAACGTATTCAGTAATATTTTGTACTAATTCAGTCTAAGCCCCTTTTCCTTCTCATTATTCTGATGACATGGCAAGGGGCTTTTTATTTAAAATCATAATGTTATCTCTCCCCTTTAAATCAATCACTTAGTCAATTAAACGGGCGTAGCTCACAAATGTGACATTGGCGTGAATATTGCGCATTGATTTTCCCTGTCAAAAGGACTATTTCTTAATCGTGGTTGTACATAAAACAGCCACTGTTTTCTTTCCAGCAGACAAGAAATGAGGGATAAGAGGCATGAAGAGACAGAAAAGAGATCGTCTGGAACGGGCATTATCAAGAGGATATCAGGCAGGTATTTCAGGGCGTTCAAGGGAAATTTGTCCCTACCAATCGTTAGACGCCCGGTCTCATTGGCTAGGAGGGTGGCGACAAGCCATGGCTGACAGGGCTGTGACCGCTTAAGCGGCTCCCTGTGATTCGAGGATAACCTCCGCTTTAGGCGGAGGTTTTCATTTCAGAGACAAGACTACTCAGCATAGTCTTGCTTATCGCGACAAAAAACTAGCCCTGCCAACGTTTCAGCAAAATACTGGCGTTAACCCCGCCAAAACCAAAACCGTTAGAAAGCGCATAAGTCATCTGGTGAGGGCGAGCTTTGTCGCTGACAATATCCAATCCGGCACTGGCAGGATCTGGATGGGTCAGATTCAAGGTGGCGGGAACGATTTGGTCTCGCAATGCCAGTACGGTAAATACCGTTTCCAGGCCACCCGCGCCTCCGAGTAAGTGGCCGGTTGCTGATTTAGTGGAGGTGACGGCTAGCTGACTGTTTGTGCCAAACAGGTGCTTGATCGCGTTGATTTCCCCCAGATCGCCTACCGGCGTTGAGGTTGCATGAGCATTTAAGTGCTGAACCTGATCGGGAGTCACACCCGCCTGCCGTAATGCGATTTTCATCGCTTTGTAAGCGCCGTCACCGTCTTCCGCCCCGGAAGTCATATGGTAGGCATCAGCGCTGGTACCATAGCCCACAATCTCCGCCAGCGGCGTTGCGCCACGAGCCAGAGCGTGCTCTAACTCTTCCACCACTAGCAGGCCAGCACCTTCTCCCATTACAAAACCATCACGAGCGCTATCGAACGGCCGTGATGCCTGTTCCGGGTGTTCGTTAAAACCATGAGAAAGGGCGCGAGCCGCCGCAAAACCGGCCAGGCTGACTTTATCAATGGCCGCTTCGGCACCGCCGCACAGTGCGACGTCGGCCTCGTGGTTGCGAATCATACGTACCGCATCGCCAATGGCCTGAACACCTGCGGCACAGGCGGTAACCGGCGCGCCGATTGGCCCTTTGAAATGGTGTTTAATGGAAACGTGGCCAGCGGCCAGATTGACCAGAAACGACGGAATGGTGAAAGGAGACAGCCGTTTGGGGCCGCGACTGTCGGTGGTGCGAACCGCATGCGCAATCGCGGGGAATCCGCCAATACCTGAACCAATCACGGTCGCGGTGCGCTCTTGTTGATCTTCGGCGATTGCCTGCCAGCCTGAATGGGCAATGGCTTCATCGGCTGCAGCCATGGCAAACTCGATAAAACGGTCCATTTTCTTTTGATCTTTCGGTAAAACGGCGCGGTCGGGATCGAAACCGCCTTCTGGATCTGCTGCCAGCGTAGGAACCTGTCCACCGACTTTGGTTGCCAGCTCTCCCACGATCTCATCCGGCAACCGGCGGATACCTGATTGCCCGGCTAGCAAGCGCTGCCAGACGATTTCGAGACCTGTTCCCAATGGGCAAATCACGCCCATACCGGTAATCACCACGCGACGCATACTCATACAATTTCCTTATTCGGATTCAATGGAACGGGCAGACGCCTTTTCTTGCATCAATGCAAGGCGTCGCTTCACGATATCACTGCTTACCGGGCCTGCGGCGATGGTGACATCCTGATAAAGGATAGGCCGTTGGGTCCGTTGATCAAGCAACTGGGGCTGAATCGGCTCACCGCTGTGGCGATCGACCAGAATCACTGCGGCCCCATCCGGAGCCAGATGCTTATTACCCCAATCAAACATTGCCACCAATACCGGAAAAAAATCGATTCCGCGTTGAGTCAGGCGATATTCATAGCGAGCGGGGCGGGCGTGATACAAATGTTTGTCTAGAATGCCACTGGCGACCAGATGTTTCAGTCGGCGAGTTAGCATGGTAGGCGAAAGCTGTAAACTTTTCTGAAACTCGTCAAAGCGCGACAATCCCTGAAAAGCATCGCGGAGGATTAATATGCTCCACCACTCCCCAACGCGCTCTAGGGAACGGGCGACCGGACAGGGCATATCGTCAAAATGGGTTCGTTGCATTAGCTGCCGGTAACCTCACGAGTCGAGTAAAACTAAAATGAGAAGCAAAACGTCAGTCACTACATTTATAGTAGTAACTATGGTTCAAAAAAATGCCGTTTGACTGGCACTGTTTTCACTTTACTGGATTACGCAGGGATTGAGATGCTCTCTCCCTGCGCAGAAACGTTTAGAACGCGTTAGTGTCTTTAAACAAGCCCACTTTCAGATCGGTCGCGGTATAAATCACCTTACCGTCAACCAATACTTCGCCGTCCGCGACGCCCATAATCAGTTTACGCATAATGACGCGTTTGAAGTTAATGCGGTACGTTACTTTCTTCGCTTCAGGTAATACCTGGCCGGTAAATTTCACTTCGCCTACGCCCAGCGCACGGCCTTTACCTTCACCACCCAACCAGCCGAGGTAGAAGCCGACTAACTGCCACATAGCATCGAGGCCGAGACAACCTGGCATCACTGGATCGCCTATGAAGTGGCAACCGAAGAACCATAGGTCTGGATTGATATCCAGTTCCGCTTCCACATAACCTTTGTTATGAGTACCGCCGTCTTCGGTCATCTTCACGATACGGTCCATCATTAACATATTACCTGCTGGCAATGGTGGTCCACCGGCGCCAAACAGTTCGCCGCGGCCAGATGCCTCAAGGTCTTCTTTTGTATAGGATTCGCGTTTATCTACCATGTTCTCAGTAAGCCTTATTTTATTGAAGGTCGCAGATTAGCGTACACTTGTACGCTGAACAAGTCCGATCAGCCCTGGTTAAACCAGTTGAGCCAGCGTAATGGCCAAGGTCGGCGTCGATCCTGTGGATTCATTTGGGCAATCCTTTCCTGAATTATACCTAACAAACTGGTTTGTTGTTCATCGGCATAAGGCAGGCCGGTCAGAAGTGGTAACGCTTCAGTGACGGAATCCACGGCCCACAGATGGAATTGCCCGTTCTGTACTGCTTCAACCACTGACGGGTGCAGGCAGAGATGGCGCACATTGGCGCTCGGTAAAATCACGCCTTGGCTAGCGGTTAATCCACGACGTTGACAAACCTCGAAGAAACCTTCGATTTTTTCATTTACGCCGCCAATAGGTTGCACATTCCCAAACTGATCGACAGAACCGGTCACGGCAATTTGTTGATTAATTGGCTGTTGTGAAAGAGCACTGATCAATGCACATAACTCTGCCAAAGAGGCACTGTCGCCGTCAATTTCACCGTATGATTGCTCAAAAACGATTGATGCGGAGAATGGCATCGGCTGGTCAAGTTCCAGCTCCGCATTCAGGAATGCCTGCATAATCATCATGCCTTTAGCATGCAGATTACCGCCTAACTCGGCTTTGCGTTCAACGTCGACAAATTCGCCGTCGCCCATATGTGCCACGCAGCTGATGCGCGCGGGTTCGCCAAAGGCTCGCGGATGGCCAGGATATTCCAGTACCGAAAGACCATTGATTTGGCCAACAACCGCACCTTCGGTGTCGATCAGAATCTGGCCCAGTTCGATTTCGTCCTGCATCCGCTCGGCCAGATAATTCTGCCGCCAATCGCGATTATTTGCGGCTACATCCAGCGAGTTACCGGTAATTTCATCTTCTTCAGCATACATGGCGGCTTCGGCTAACTGGCGAGTTAACCATTGCGGGCAGAGTGGTAAACTGCCCTGATCGCCACTGTGACGAATGGCTTGTTTAAACAATACTGGCCAAGCGTCTGCGGACAAAGGCGGCAAATTATTCTGCTGTACTAACCCGTTGATATAACCGCACCACAGCGCCATGCCTTCTTCGTCCAGCAGGGGCAATTCAGCTTCAAACTCGCCGTAAATGGCCAGCTCACCCAGCTCCGGTTCCATATCATGGAAATCCCCTAGACCGAGGCGATCGCCAACCAGAACCAAACGCAGATCGAGAGGCATAGAGGGAATATGTAATGGTAAAGGCTTGGTTTCATCGGGAGAGAGCCACTCGAAACGCTGCTGAGTCACCATTTGCTTTAGGCGTAGCCACATTAACGGCTGCGCCAGCAGGGAACGTACCGACAGAATCAGCACGCCGCCGTTGGCCTGATGGACCAACCCCGGTTGCAAGCTGACCGTATCTTTATGGATTCTAACGCAACCAAATAATTGCTCTGGCTCAATCCATTCCTGACATAAACAGGTAGATTTGGCAGCAAAAGCCTCATTGCCATGCTGAGCTGGCTGCCAGCTCACTTGATGGCCATGTACCAGATAATCACCGCCCGCTAGCGTCGGCGTTTCATTTGCCAGCAACTCATTAATTGCCTGGGAGAGCAGGTTGAGATAGTCGCTACTCTCTTGCGCCTTGATCAGCATAAAGCGCGGCTTGGAAAGTGGGTGACAGAATAGCGTCAGGCCATTTTCCAACCGGGGCTGATATGCCGCAAAAGATACGGGAGCCAACTGAGTGGCGGTAGCAAACAACGCCTCATATGGCGTTGTGTTTGGCAGCAAAGACTGCCATTCAAGTCGGTTATTGGTCAAAGTGTTAGATGCAATCGTCAAAAAGGGAAAGGGCGATTATACAAGAATAACGCAGGCTGCATATACGCAGAGTGGCTGTTGTCGACAAGGAGTGTGACATCCTGATATTTAAGTACAAAAAACAGCCAAAATGAACGCGATT carries:
- the pqiA gene encoding membrane integrity-associated transporter subunit PqiA; amino-acid sequence: MLCPQCDMLVALPKLSYGTKAVCPRCKTTLSMRWEEPRKRPIGYALSALFMLLVANLFPFVNMRVAGITSEITLIQIPRVMLNDNYASMATLFMVLVQLIPAFCMMAIILLCSGTRLPKHLKTVMAKALFMFKTWCMVEIFLAGVLVSFVKLMAYGDIGIGSSFVPYCLFCLLQVRAFQCVDRRWLWQDIEPAPAINCELTFGRTGIRQGVRSCSCCTAILPVNQRECPRCHTRGYARRRHSLQWTMALLITSILLYIPANLMPIMITEALGNEMTSTIMAGVILLWGEGSYPVAMVIFIASIMVPSLKMLAIGWLCWDAKGKGKTDSERMHFIYEVVEFVGRWSMIDVFVIAVLSALVRIGQLMSIYPAIGALLFAMVVILTMLAALTFDPRLTWDRMSETTKKEPQGDGQ
- the pqiB gene encoding intermembrane transport protein PqiB — translated: MTDSNPSHGVAEIEKIKRWSPVWIIPIVTALIGAWILFYHFSHQGPEVTLYTQNAEGIEAGKTKIKSRSVDVGTVEMVTLSNDLNQVIIKARLNSGMEKLLRTDSAFWVVKPQIGREGVSGLGTLLSGAYIELQPGRTDKSHDEFHLLDSPPLASPDAKGLRIVLDSDQAGQLNAGDPVLFRGYRVGSVETGSFDPTSRLMQYQLFISAPYDSLVTSNVRFWKDSGVAVDLSSQGMRVEMASLATLFSGGVSFDVPEGVALGKPVTQDKTQFKLFDNRSSIQNSLFTEHDDFLLFFSDSVRGLQAGAPVEFRGIRVGTVGDVPFYAEGVKQRLDNDFRIPVLIRIEPGRFRNDLGPDANFEQILKTAKERGLRASLKSGNLLTGALFVDLDFYPDAKPWKGPQDIAGYSLIPTVSGGLAQIQQKVMMTLDKINNLPLTPMLHEVTQTLAESQRTMRETQKTLASLNEITSSQAMKDLPQDLQKTLTELNRSMKGFQPGSPAYNKMVGDMQRLDQVLRELQPVLRTLNEKSNALVFEAAGSQDPQPKKAKK
- the pqiC gene encoding membrane integrity-associated transporter subunit PqiC; this encodes MMKWMMVFMALVLSACSSSTSKTYYQLPALGTPVAVSSDTQGVTRQLWLEHVSVADYLAASGVVYQTNDVQYVIANNNLWASPLDQQLQQTLVTNLSSALPGWLVSAQPLDSDQAVLNVTVTGFHGRFDGKAIVKGVWVVKYQGKLIKQPFDLEVKQSEDGYDALIRTLAQGWQQEAQNIATQLQRIQ
- a CDS encoding ABC transporter ATP-binding protein, producing MSLISMSGAWLSFSDAPLLDNTELHIEPNERVCLVGRNGAGKSTLLKILSKEIALDDGRIVYEQDLIVARLQQDPPRNVAGTVFDFVAEGVQEQAEHLKAYHATLHQVELDPSEKNLNRLAALQEILDHQGLWQLDSRIHEVLEQLGLNADAELSSLSGGWLRKAALGRALVSSPKVLLLDEPTNHLDIETIYWLEGFLKEFQGSIIFISHDRSFIRAMATRIVDLDRGKLVSWPGNYELYLASKEEALRVEELQNAEFDRKLAQEEVWIRQGIKARRTRNEGRVRALKALRQERSERREVMGTAKMQVEETVRSGKIVFDLENVNYQVGDKVLVKNFTAQVQRGDKIALVGPNGCGKTTLLKLMLGQLQADSGKVHCGTKLEVAYFDQHRAELDPERTVMDNLAEGKQEVMVNGRSRHVLGYLQDFLFHPKRAMTPVKALSGGERNRLLLAKLFLKPSNLLILDEPTNDLDVETLELLEEMVDGYQGTVLLVSHDRQFVDNSVTECWIFEGNGEISSFVGGYYDAHKQRAEAKPIRQAAPKVETPKAAAPEKNTASAKRSTGKLSYNLQRELDQLPQQLEKLEDEISALQAQVSDANFFSRPHEETQQVLKALAAAEQTLEVAFARWEELEAQKNG
- a CDS encoding winged helix-turn-helix transcriptional regulator, producing the protein MQRTHFDDMPCPVARSLERVGEWWSILILRDAFQGLSRFDEFQKSLQLSPTMLTRRLKHLVASGILDKHLYHARPARYEYRLTQRGIDFFPVLVAMFDWGNKHLAPDGAAVILVDRHSGEPIQPQLLDQRTQRPILYQDVTIAAGPVSSDIVKRRLALMQEKASARSIESE
- the fabA gene encoding bifunctional 3-hydroxydecanoyl-ACP dehydratase/trans-2-decenoyl-ACP isomerase, with protein sequence MVDKRESYTKEDLEASGRGELFGAGGPPLPAGNMLMMDRIVKMTEDGGTHNKGYVEAELDINPDLWFFGCHFIGDPVMPGCLGLDAMWQLVGFYLGWLGGEGKGRALGVGEVKFTGQVLPEAKKVTYRINFKRVIMRKLIMGVADGEVLVDGKVIYTATDLKVGLFKDTNAF
- a CDS encoding AAA family ATPase yields the protein MTNNRLEWQSLLPNTTPYEALFATATQLAPVSFAAYQPRLENGLTLFCHPLSKPRFMLIKAQESSDYLNLLSQAINELLANETPTLAGGDYLVHGHQVSWQPAQHGNEAFAAKSTCLCQEWIEPEQLFGCVRIHKDTVSLQPGLVHQANGGVLILSVRSLLAQPLMWLRLKQMVTQQRFEWLSPDETKPLPLHIPSMPLDLRLVLVGDRLGLGDFHDMEPELGELAIYGEFEAELPLLDEEGMALWCGYINGLVQQNNLPPLSADAWPVLFKQAIRHSGDQGSLPLCPQWLTRQLAEAAMYAEEDEITGNSLDVAANNRDWRQNYLAERMQDEIELGQILIDTEGAVVGQINGLSVLEYPGHPRAFGEPARISCVAHMGDGEFVDVERKAELGGNLHAKGMMIMQAFLNAELELDQPMPFSASIVFEQSYGEIDGDSASLAELCALISALSQQPINQQIAVTGSVDQFGNVQPIGGVNEKIEGFFEVCQRRGLTASQGVILPSANVRHLCLHPSVVEAVQNGQFHLWAVDSVTEALPLLTGLPYADEQQTSLLGIIQERIAQMNPQDRRRPWPLRWLNWFNQG
- the rmf gene encoding ribosome modulation factor, with product MKRQKRDRLERALSRGYQAGISGRSREICPYQSLDARSHWLGGWRQAMADRAVTA
- the fabF gene encoding beta-ketoacyl-ACP synthase II, which encodes MSMRRVVITGMGVICPLGTGLEIVWQRLLAGQSGIRRLPDEIVGELATKVGGQVPTLAADPEGGFDPDRAVLPKDQKKMDRFIEFAMAAADEAIAHSGWQAIAEDQQERTATVIGSGIGGFPAIAHAVRTTDSRGPKRLSPFTIPSFLVNLAAGHVSIKHHFKGPIGAPVTACAAGVQAIGDAVRMIRNHEADVALCGGAEAAIDKVSLAGFAAARALSHGFNEHPEQASRPFDSARDGFVMGEGAGLLVVEELEHALARGATPLAEIVGYGTSADAYHMTSGAEDGDGAYKAMKIALRQAGVTPDQVQHLNAHATSTPVGDLGEINAIKHLFGTNSQLAVTSTKSATGHLLGGAGGLETVFTVLALRDQIVPATLNLTHPDPASAGLDIVSDKARPHQMTYALSNGFGFGGVNASILLKRWQG